Proteins encoded by one window of Polyodon spathula isolate WHYD16114869_AA chromosome 16, ASM1765450v1, whole genome shotgun sequence:
- the LOC121329337 gene encoding C-type natriuretic peptide prohormone-like: MICNTALCFGILAMLSVQDLLLAQPVADIQTLSRLLEGGTDRYLEPEVKDRDVDGLSLAAVSSDQLDSELLHRKFGGLSAGNPVSDEALVRILSDIINSAKRYGRKNKKGVSRGCFGVKLDRIGSMSGLGC; encoded by the exons ATGATCTGTAATACCGCACTCTGCTTCGGAATCCTGGCAATGCTGTCGGTCCAGGACCTCCTGCTAGCTCAGCCAGTCGCTGATATACAG ACCCTGTCCAGGTTGCTAGAAGGAGGGACTGACCGTTATCTTGAACCGGAGGTGAAGGACCGCGATGTAGATGGCTTATCGCTTGCGGCGGTTTCTTCTGATCAGCTGGACAGCGAACTCTTGCACCGAAAGTTCGGGGGCTTGAGTGCAGGGAACCCCGTTTCTGACGAAGCGCTCGTTCGGATCTTAAGTGACATAATCAATTCTGCCAAGAGATAtgggaggaaaaacaaaaagggcGTTTCCCGGGGTTGCTTCGGAGTGAAACTGGACAGAATAGGCTCCATGAGCGGGCTGGGCTGCTGA
- the LOC121328913 gene encoding C-type natriuretic peptide 3-like, translated as MTRKVTIYCAVVLLLLCQVGAKPMSSLQTLMHLLEEENINNNLYVGSDETLLRELDETTAESESFNTGSELPWGRISRGLDSQSSKEIKMTRLLNDILTSSKRSTGRLKKKGSRSCFGVRLNLIGSMNGLGC; from the exons ATGACCAGAAAAGTCACCATCTACTGCGCTGTGGTGCTCCTGCTTCTCTGCCAAGTCGGGGCGAAGCCTATGTCCAGTTTACAG ACTCTAATGCATCTTTTAGAAGAAGAAAATATCAATAACAACCTCTATGTGGGCTCAGATGAGACGCTCCTACGGGAGCTGGACGAAACAACCGCCGAATCTGAATCCTTCAACACGGGTTCCGAACTACCTTGGGGCCGCATCTCCAGGGGCCTGGACTCGCAGTCCTCCAAAGAGATCAAAATGACGAGGCTCCTGAACGATATCCTGACCTCTTCGAAGCGGTCCACAGGAAGGTTGAAAAAGAAAGGATCGAGAAGCTGCTTCGGGGTCAGACTGAACCTGATCGGCTCAATGAATGGACTGGGATGTTAA
- the LOC121329186 gene encoding ventricular natriuretic peptide — MRMGEIAVRYGFLLLCVFQLGVRASTLFNKYNVQELSSLKDLIERLEEKLSPDEESDVYAGSEDLVNNPEDDVDLILDNVRKQAEKEFYKPAGFREVNTQRGRLRSIATSARSMNGCFGNRIERIGSLSSLGCNNSRFGSKKRIF, encoded by the exons ATGAGGATGGGGGAAATAGCAGTCCGTTACGGATTTCTTTTACTGTGCGTGTTCCAGCTCGGGGTTAGAGCCAGTACTTTATTCAACAAGTACAACGTGCAGGAGCTGTCCAGTCTGAAG GATTTAATTGAGCGTCTAGAAGAGAAACTCTCCCCAGATGAGGAGAGCGACGTGTACGCGGGATCTGAAGACCTGGTCAACAATCCAGAAGACGACGTTGATCTGATCTTGGACAATGTTAGGAAACAAGCCGAGAAAGAGTTTTATAAACCGGCTGGTTTTCGGGAGGTAAACACGCAAAGGGGCAGGCTCCGGAGTATTGCGACTTCAGCCAGAAGCATGAACGGTTGCTTTGGAAACCGGATTGAAAGAATCGGCTCTTTGAGCTCGCTAGGGTGCAACAACTCCAGATTTG GTtcaaagaaaaggatattttag
- the LOC121329229 gene encoding brain natriuretic peptide-like, translated as MLGSRLAFCYGFVHLLLQTHLLVCAYPYSDPVVRDTDALKTLLQRLEDAFLLNVRAESLERGQVPDGMPEERSFEAEDASQERDAEESAIGYSRQDAEEARLSDRNTSGFLNPLRNAKRYSGCFGRRIDRIGSMSALGCNGGSRMSYKRS; from the exons ATGTTGGGATCAAGGCTTGCCTTCTGCTACGGATTTGTGCACCTGCTGCTGCAGACGCACCTCCTCGTGTGTGCCTACCCCTACAGCGACCCTGTGGTCAGAGATACCGACGCTTTAAAG ACCTTACTTCAACGCCTAGAAGATGCATTTTTGCTGAACGTCAGAGCAGAATCATTAGAGAGGGGGCAGGTGCCAGATGGAATGCCGGAAGAGCGATCATTCGAAGCGGAGGATGCAAGCCAGGAGCGAGACGCAGAAGAATCGGCTATTGGATACAGCAGGCAGGATGCGGAGGAGGCGCGCCTCTCGGACAGGAATACCAGTGGATTTCTGAACCCACTGAGAAACGCAAAACGATATTCTGGCTGCTTCGGAAGGAGAATCGACCGTATCGGATCAATGAGTGCGCTAGGGTGCAACGGTGGTTCTAGAATGA GTTACAAAAGAAGTTAA